The nucleotide window GGAAATATctgtgcaaacctcatcattggtgactttgagcacatcgatgacactttttacacagtaATTGCTCTTGAACAAaacaaagtcagtcagtacagcatgcttgtacatactgtcatgtatgagacagtatgcatgtgtagagttaggttttcacttttaatCATATTTCCCCTTCAAAAAACATTGTAGATGAATTTATACGGTATTTATCATGCAACATTGACTGAAACTGTGAGAACTGTAGTTCTGGTCTGCTATACTATTCTGCTGTATAACATAGCAGACAGCCTCTACAACACGCGTCATATACTTCTAGTATGCCTGTGCCTGGCCTGAACCGTACGCGCATGCGTTaaaaattaagagaacttTTGCTACTCGGGTTTCAGCGTAGAAACTAGACATATTTCTACGGATTCTGGGTTTCATTTCTACCGAGTCGCTAGGGAATTGGCCAGAACTTATCGGCCATTTGCTACCAGGATAGAAGAGTGATATATCTTTTATGGTACAGAATACATTTCAGCATAAGTTAAACGTTTATCTCACGTCACGGTTCTTATTATTTGTAAAGAAAACAATAAGAAATGTGACATGAGATAAGCGTTTAACTTATACTGATATGTATTAAGTGTACATCTTGGTTTACTGTGTTTATGTGCAATCAATAAATATAACTAATGTGTTCTAAGATCTTCTTAATAAAGAATGggaaattcattaaaaaattgtatcaaaagaaattaattttattcaaataaatcaatgaatttttttatttattaggtCGCGTACGTCTATTGCTTTCAAAGGGTCATTCATGTTATCGACCACGTCGTGATGGAGAACGCAAACGTAAATCTGTTCGAGGATGTATTGTCGATGCAAATTTATCAGTCTTGGCTCTTGTGATTATTAAAAAAGGTGAACaggtgagaaaaaaatgtttgatttatTGTTGCACTTGTATTGAATAAATAAGCAGTCAACATTTGTTAATTATTTAGGAAATACCCGGACTTACTGATACAAATATTCCACGCCGCTTAGGACCAAAACGTGCCAGTAAAATCCGTAAACTTTTCAATTTAACAAAACAAGATGATGTTCGACGATTTGTTGTTAAAAGACCCATTCAGAAAGAAGGCAAGAAAGAACGATTTAAGGCACCTAAAATCCAGCGCCTTATTACTCCTCTGACTTTAcaggtaatgtttttttttatttataaaaaatgcatgcaAGCTATTCGAATGGGTAAAAGAACTGCAAGTTTTACAATTAAGGAATGGGTGGATATGAAATTTGTTGCCATATCAAGCATGACCCTACTGGaaaatctcaggtgagatcttaCGCCAAACTCTTATTCGAACTAGTGAAATAAAAATCAGCTACGTgttagaaaaatgcatgaATTCACTTGTAAAAAAGTCGGATGCGGATGATACATCGGAAAATAGATGCATTGACGTACTTTAAagccaatttttttatttttaagctttttaaaaaatctcgcCTTCGATCTCATGTGAGTTGTCACGtgagatttttgaaaagcttaaaaaacaaaatatttgcaCAAAAGTACTTTAATGCACCTACTTTCCGATGTATCATCCGGATAGTAGCACCAATAAGGTGCATCAGATTTTTTATGCGCAATTTTATTAAGTTAATCTCTACAAGCAAGTGTAAGCACCTACtcctaaaaattattttaatcctcatgctattatatttattattattatattttattaagcTTTTCAAAGCGTAGCTGATTTTCACTTTGctaatttatatgaaaatttggcgtgagatctcacctgagattttCCAGTAAGGGAATACATATACATctcaaatatatatttgtatgaTATTGATGATCAAATTCacaatgtattttattaatatctatTTACTAAAAGATTCTCAAAATTGAGTTCTAATCGATTAATATACAATGCAATCATAGATTGAATCATTATTGTAAAAGTTTACAATAACATACCTTTGgagttataatataatacaaaagaGAGTCTGTATTGATTTTGAAGCAATgaagatttttaataatagacaatatttataactttaataaatgactaacaaaaaaaatattactttgATCAATAAgttatttaaacattttttatatatattttttataaaatgtatgaTTTCAGCGTAAAAGGCATAGAGTTGCGCTGAAAAAAAGGCGTTGCTTAGCACGAAAAGAGCAAGCTGCTGAATATGCAAAACTCTTGGCTCAGCGACAGAAGGAAGCTAAAGCTCGTCGTCAAGAAGAAATAAAACGAAGACGTAGTGCTTCTATTCGTGACTCAAAATCATCAAACCAATCAACACCAATTGCTGTCAAATAGCTATCCTGTATATTAATTACGTGATAGTTAACATGAtcttataattaataaatacgatcttataatatatttacatgTTTAAATGCTTACATTCTCCATCACTGATTTCCATTTTCTATATATGATTGGTAAtgtaatgatttttttgtgCTCTTTGTGACTTTGACATGCATTATTCTATAAATTATTGACCATAGCAAGAgcaaaaaacttttattagaATAAAATGATCTCTAAAGCTGAAGATGttattaatgatttaaatCCAGCCGCTAAAAATAGTCAATAGAGATTGATCAAGGAGCATGGTAGCGCCCCGATAGTAAGTATAAGTTTTATACACTGTGTCGTCGGGAAGCACAGGGACCTAACCCATCTACAATAGAGATAGCGATTAGTATCGAATTGATGCTATAGAGTCAATTCAGACCgttatcaaaaattttcattgatGCGGGTAAAGTTGAAATAGGGAGCAACTTCAGAGGGTTCCATAACAACAGAATCAACACGCGCCCTAAGAAAATTTCTAGCTTCGAAATTGCTTTTTAACCTATTTGCTAACTTTAGTATAAaactataataaatataaatacatggaaaacatttaaaaaagtgaAACTTGGACATTGACGTCAAGAATCGAAATAgaaagttgaatttctttgtTGTGAcggttttatttataaaaataaaaaagcaaagtCTGTTAAAGTGCCCGTCATACCCCACTCGAATGGGCACCAGGTAGGACACGATGggatattataaacaaaaataatggaatggaaaattaataaaataagaagTACTGAACTATATTTCATTGTATGATAGGTGCTACAAtcataaaaaagcaaaattcgATCTTACAGCGGTATAcactttttgaggttaggaaaaCAACAGCAGACGCGCCGCGCAACAAATTTGTCGTGCCCCATTTTTGTTGCTTTTTCCGATTGTTAATACACAATAATTATGCACTGtcagataaaaattgaaataaagcCTGAAGGTACGATGTCTAAACTATCAAATAAGCTTTGATTCTAACGGGTACATTGTTTATTCGCGTTTTGTCagacaaatgaaaaattaaaccAACCTACTTTTTTCACTTCGATTTTCAATctgtttaaattaatttttaagacTCAATGTTTATATTTTACGATGATACACAGAAACTAGAAGCATTTTTCGTTGATTTTCATAAGTATTTgctttgaaatattcattAACTGTTTTAAGAGGGTCCCATACTTAATTAAgaattcaaatttcgcgcCACAAAATAGCacacgaaaaaataattaatttactttgtaacgaggaacaacgtccctcgccacgccggtaatcgaggcaggatagagtcacgaaatagggcggcgttggctcaagtggtagcacgcgcgcctagagatctcgggagggccggatcgattctcggtcccggcgtttccttttgtgattttctcctctcacgtCGTCTCACCCAACTTAtaacatttaaataaagcaaaattacaaaaaaccAAGAGTTACTTG belongs to Nasonia vitripennis strain AsymCx chromosome 2 unlocalized genomic scaffold, Nvit_psr_1.1 chr2_random0007, whole genome shotgun sequence and includes:
- the LOC100118087 gene encoding 40S ribosomal protein S6 — protein: MKLNVSFPATGCQKLFEIADEHKLRIFNEKRMGAEVEADSLGDEWKGYVVRVAGGNDKQGFPMKQGVLTNGRVRLLLSKGHSCYRPRRDGERKRKSVRGCIVDANLSVLALVIIKKGEQEIPGLTDTNIPRRLGPKRASKIRKLFNLTKQDDVRRFVVKRPIQKEGKKERFKAPKIQRLITPLTLQRKRHRVALKKRRCLARKEQAAEYAKLLAQRQKEAKARRQEEIKRRRSASIRDSKSSNQSTPIAVK